Genomic segment of Planctomycetota bacterium:
TGCCGATCCGTTCGACCGGCTGGAGCGGCTCGTCCACCGCGGCGTCTCGTCGCGCCCTGACTGGCTGCTGATCTGGCGCGACGAGGCCCACCACCTGCTGTTCCTCGCCCGGCGGGCGGCGGCCGACGACGATGCCCACACGCTCGACGAGCTCGCCGCCGAGGCGGATGCGATGGCCGACGCGATGGAGCGGCGCTTGACGCTGGAAGGCCTCTGACGGTGGCGGGGCCGTTTCCGGCGGCTGCTATTCCCGCTAGGCTGTTGTCGTCGCGGCACCACGGGGGCGGTGCTTCCTCACCGCCGACGGCGTCCTCGAGAAACGCGTCATGCCCGACCTCCTCCACCTCAGCCCCGAGGGGTATGCGATCTGGGCCGGGGCGGTGGAGCCGAAGGTCCGCGAGCTCCTCGGAAAGTGACCGGCATGAGCGACACGCGCGGCGGGATCATCCGTGAACTGGCGGCCGAGTTCCTCGGCACCGCGGTGCTGGTCACGTTCGGACTCGGGTTCGTCGCGCAGAAGGTGCTCAGCGCGGGGGAGCTCGGCAGCGCCCTGTCGATCCACCTCGGCTGGGGCATCGCCGTGATCCTCGGCTGTGCGGTGGCCGGGGGTGTCACCGGCGCCCATCTCAATCCCGCCGTCACGCTGGCGCTGGCAGCCTGGCGTGGCTTTCCCGCCGGCAAGGTCCTGCCCTACATGGCGGCGCAGCTCGCCGGTGCATTCGTCGCCGCGGCGCTGGTCCACGCCACCTACGCCGGGGCGCTGGCCCACTTCGACGGTGGGCACCGCCAGATCGCGGGGCCGCAGGGCACCGCCGGGATCTTCTCCACGTCGCCGCAGCCGTTCCTCGGGCTCGTCGGTGGGCTCGTCGATCAGATCGTCGCCACGGCGCTGCTGGCGTGCGTGGTGTTCGCGGTCGGCGATCGGCGTAACGCGCCGCCGGCTGCCGGGCTCGGCCCGGTGGTCGTCGGTCTGACCGTGATCGCGATCGGGATGGCGTTCGGCTTCAACTGCGGCTACGCCGTCAATCCGGCGCGCGACCTCGGCCCGCGCCTGTGGACGGCCGTCGCCGGCTGGGGCGGAGGCGTGTTCACCGCCGACGGCGGCTGGTGGTGGGTGCCGATCGTCGGGCCGCTCGTCGGCGGCGTGCTCGGCGGCGCGATCTACGAATGGCTCGTCGGGAGCCGGTTCCCGGAGCGGTGAGGCCGTGGGCGACCGATCACCGCCCGGGGCCACCGGCCCCGCTGCCGCGCGGCCTACCGCGGCGCCGGCCCCGGGGCGGTCGCGATCCCGCCGGCCGGGACCCCGGGCGGGGTTTCGGCCGGATAAAACGCCCCCCACACCGGACAGTGGTCGGAGACCTCGAGGGCCTGCTCGAGCGACAGTCCGAAGGCGCGCTGCAGGTCGAGCACGCCGGAGCGGCCGAGGTATTCGGTGGTCGCCCGGGTATCGAAGACGAGGTTGTCGTAGGTCTTCGTGCGGTGGGTGTTGGTCGGGCCGGAGGTGATCGCCCAGCCGGCGCCGGGGATCTGCTTGATCCGCCCGAACTGCTGCGGGGCGGCGTTGAGGTCGCCGAGCACGATCACGTCGTCCTCGTCGGGCCGCGCGGCCTTCATCGCCAGGAAGACGTCGGCCAGCGCGTCGATCTCCTGCGGGACCTCGTCGGGATCGGTGTGGATGTCGACGAGCCAGAACGTGAACGCCATTCCGACCGGGATGATGCGCGTCCGGAACCGGGCATGGAGCGGCGCCCGGTGGAGACGGTCGCCGGGGTTGGCCACCGTGCCGACGCTCGACGGATCGACCTCGATCCGTTCGGTGTCGTAGACGAACGCGTATTGCTCCTTGCTCACCGTCCGCCCGAGCCGTGGACCGAGGACGAACTGGTAGCGGCTGCCGTCGGCGTTCACCGCCTGGACGAACGACGGCAGGATCCCGTCGGACTTCGCGCGGACCTCCTGGATCGCGACGACGTCGAACTGGCGGACGACCCGCGCCAGCACGTCGACGACCGCCGGCTTGGCGAGCTTCGCCTCGCCGAAGACCTGGATGTTGAAGCTGGCGACGAGGATCGCGTCGACCGGCTTGGGCGCACGCGGCGGCGCGAGCGGCAGCCCTTGGGGAGCCAGCCCCGCGACCTGCACCGGCGGGGCGGGGGGCCCCTGGGCGGTCGCCGACGCGCAGCCGAGCATCCCGGCGGCGACCGCGAGGGCGCTGAACACGCCGCGGTCGGGAGCGAAGCGGCGCCGTGGACCCTTCGCCACCACCCGGCCTCCGCACCGCTCCCCGGGCGGCCGCATCCGACGGCGCGCCGCCAGGCTTCCGCTGGCAGACGGGGGACGGCCCCGGCAGGTGAGATCGGCCGACCGCGGCCGGCACGATCGCTGGAATCGCCGCCGGCGGTGGGGTCGGCCCAGGTTGCCCGGTCAGCCCCCGATTGCCGTCAGCGCCTCGGTCGCCAGCCGGGCGAGTCGCTCGTCGCTGCCGGCGGCGCTGCGGCGGAGGGCGTCGCGCGCAACGCCGGCCGCCGGGCCGATCTTTCCCAGGGCCCAGGCGCAGCGCTCGCGGACGGCGAGATCGGCAGCGCCGGCGAGCGTGGTTACCAACGCAGTCACCGCCGCGCTGGCGCCCTCGCCCAGCCGGCCGAGCAGCGTCGCCGCCCAGTAGGTGGGGAGCGGATCCGGTCCGGTGAGGAGCGCGACCAGGTCGCCAACCACCCCCGGGGCAGGGGGACCGAGCTCCTCGAGCGCTGCCACGACCCACTCGCGGACCTGGTCGTCGGCGTCGGCGCAGGCCCGCACCAGGGCGAGCGCCGCCGGCGCCGCCGCGGCGCCGCTCTGAGCGAGGCGTTCGGCCGCCGAGCGGCGGGTTGCGAGGTCTCCGCTCGAGAGGGCGGCCTGGGCGGCGGCGATCGGATCGGTCGGGGCCATCGGGCGTCCTCACGAAAAAAACACGAATCCCACCGGCCTCGCTCGCAGCCGGCCGTGGGCAGCCAACGGGGCCTATCGGCGCGGCGCGGCCCCGTCCATCAGCCCGTCCGCCCCGCCCCGACCGCGGCGACAGGGCGCGGGGGGATCGGGTATTCTCCGCTCATTCATTGATCCCGTCGGTGTGGCCGGTTCGATCCCGATTGCATCTTCTCGATTCATTCTTTCCGTTCCTCATCCGGACCTTTCCTTCATGGCAGACACACTTTCCGAGAGCAGTGCCTGTGCGCTGCTCGCCCGGCTGTTCAGGCAGCGCGGGTACGCGATCGAGCGGAACTTTCCGTTCGAGGAATTCGGCGTTTCGTTCGACTGCGACGGTTGGGACCGGGCCGCCCGCGTGGGGTTCGAGTTCCTGTCGAGTGAGCAGGACGACCATGACGACCTGTCGCTCGTGGAGTACGAGGCGCTGATGGACGCCCAGGCCCGCGGCCGGCTCCAGCTTCTGGTCCTCGACGAGTCGGAGGCCCTGTCCCGGGAGGAGCTGACGGCGATCGCCGCCGAATTCCTGGATGGCGCCGTCGCTGCGACGGCGGCCGCCGGCCGATCCGCGCCCAAGGCCGGAAAGCGGCCTGCGACGCCGACCGCAAAAGCCAAGCCACGATCAACCCGGGGGGCAACACCGGGGGGGAAGAAGGCCGTCGCCAGCCCAGGGCGCGCGGTCGGAAAAGGAGCGACGCGACAGCGGCCGGCCGAACAATCGGCTGCCAGCCTTCGTGTCAGGGGAACGCGGGCGGCCACCGCCCGTGCGGGTCGGCCCGCGCGCTGAGCACGGCCACCGGCCCATACCCGTCCGGCGGCCCGCGCCGCCGTGCGGCGAGATCCTCCATTTCTCCTCTTCCCGGTGATCGCGATGGCTTCCGACTGGTTTTACGAGAAGAACGGCGCTCGGCATGGGCCGGTGTCTGCCGCTGAATTGCGCGCGATGTGCGCCGACGGTCGGCTCGCCCCGAGCGACCTGGTGTGGAAGGAATCGCTTCCGCGCTGGGTGAAGGCCGCGCAGCTGTCCGGCATCAAGTTCAACGACGACGATCCGTTCGCCAGCACCAGCGGCAGCTTCGACACCTTCGGCCGGGGTCAGGCAGGCGTCCGCGGTCAGCCGCAGGTGCGCGACTCCGGTGGTGCCACCGACAAGTCGGGCTCGGCCCGGTGGGGGCGCGAGTCGTCGCCGGCATCGCCCTCGGCGCGGCGGGGCGGGGCGGGTGGCGGGGGCGCTCCCGCTCTTCCCGGCGACCTCGCCGATGACGCCGGGGCGACGCTTCCCGAGGGGGGTCGGGCGCTGTTCCAGCATCCCGTCGACGCTCGCCGCCGGGTGGTGGCCCCCGGCCGGGCGTTCCTCGGCTGTCTGCTCCTCGGGCCGCTCTACTTTTTCCTCCTTGGAAACCGCCGCCAGGCGCTGTGGAGCCTCGGCCTGTTGCCCCTTACGCTCGGGATCAGCCATTTCGTTTATCCATTCCTCGCCCCGGGACTGATGCGGGCGATGTACCGCGAGCAGGGCTGGAAGCGGCTGGCCTGACCGCGGTTCTCTACGGCGACCGTCGCGCCGTACGATGGCGCTCGGTCTGCCATACCGGAGCCGGAGTCAACCCATGCGACGTGCGCTCGTGTTCGGGCTGGTGTTCCTCTTCGGCGGTGCGACCGCTCGCGTGCTCCCCGCGCAGCCGGCGGCGGCTCCGGCAGCAGCCGAGCCGGAGCGGGCCGCGGCGCGCGAGGCCCGTCTCCGCGGCATGCTCAGCGGCGTCAAACTCGTCGGCCGGTTCACGATCGACGCCCCGCCGGGCACGCCCGTGCCGGGGGAAAAGGAAATGCCGCGCGAGGAGGAATACACGATCACCACGGTGACGAAGCTGGCCGACGGTGATTGGTGGACCATGCTCGCGCGGATGCGCTTCGGCACGGTGGATCTCACGCTGCCGGTGCCGGTCGAGGTGAAGTGGGCGGGGGACACGCCCGTGATCACGCTCGACAAGGTGACCGTTCCCGGGCTCGGCACGTTTTCGGCGCGCGTCGTCCTCGACGGCGAGCGCTACGCCGGCACCTGGCAGCACGACGCGATCGGCGGCCACATGTTTGGCCGGATCGTCGCAGTCGCGGCCGATCCGGCTGGCGCGGCGCCCGCAGAGCCGGCGAAGAACTGACGGGTGGCGCGCGCTCAGCCGCCCCCCTTGATTCGATCAACGGCTTCCCTCACTGCGCGACGTGCTTCACCCCATCGAATGGATCCCGTGTGTGGGCCCGATGCGGCGCGCGGAACGCAGGTCCATGCGGGAGGCGGCTCGAGTGGTTCACCGAGGCGTGTGAGAATCTTCCGGATCGGCCCTGGCTCCGTGATGAAGGCAATGAGCCGGATGTCGCCGCCACAGTTCGGGCACTCCGCGGAAAGTCCTCGCCCAGGCGGGCCGTGAGGTTGGCCTTGGGCGTCGGGCGGTGTCGTGGGAAAGCGGTTTGTCGCATGGGTCGCAGCCGCGGCCGGGGCGTGTCGAAGGTCGTATGGGATCGGTGTAGACTGAGTTGTCAGGACGCGATCATGAACAGGACGCGATCATGACACTGCCCGCCTACACAAGCGACACGGCGGACGACGCAGCGGCTGTGCAACTGCGGTGCTTTCGAGGGCTCGCGCCGGCGGAGCGGATCCGGAAGGCGTGCGCCATGTCGAGGCGGAACAGGCTCATGGCCATGGAGGCCATTCGGCGGCGGCACCCTGGTCTCGCGGAAGACGACGTGCAGCTCGCCTACATCGAGTTGGCCTATG
This window contains:
- a CDS encoding endonuclease/exonuclease/phosphatase, giving the protein MRPPGERCGGRVVAKGPRRRFAPDRGVFSALAVAAGMLGCASATAQGPPAPPVQVAGLAPQGLPLAPPRAPKPVDAILVASFNIQVFGEAKLAKPAVVDVLARVVRQFDVVAIQEVRAKSDGILPSFVQAVNADGSRYQFVLGPRLGRTVSKEQYAFVYDTERIEVDPSSVGTVANPGDRLHRAPLHARFRTRIIPVGMAFTFWLVDIHTDPDEVPQEIDALADVFLAMKAARPDEDDVIVLGDLNAAPQQFGRIKQIPGAGWAITSGPTNTHRTKTYDNLVFDTRATTEYLGRSGVLDLQRAFGLSLEQALEVSDHCPVWGAFYPAETPPGVPAGGIATAPGPAPR
- a CDS encoding MIP family channel protein, giving the protein MSDTRGGIIRELAAEFLGTAVLVTFGLGFVAQKVLSAGELGSALSIHLGWGIAVILGCAVAGGVTGAHLNPAVTLALAAWRGFPAGKVLPYMAAQLAGAFVAAALVHATYAGALAHFDGGHRQIAGPQGTAGIFSTSPQPFLGLVGGLVDQIVATALLACVVFAVGDRRNAPPAAGLGPVVVGLTVIAIGMAFGFNCGYAVNPARDLGPRLWTAVAGWGGGVFTADGGWWWVPIVGPLVGGVLGGAIYEWLVGSRFPER
- a CDS encoding DUF4339 domain-containing protein, giving the protein MASDWFYEKNGARHGPVSAAELRAMCADGRLAPSDLVWKESLPRWVKAAQLSGIKFNDDDPFASTSGSFDTFGRGQAGVRGQPQVRDSGGATDKSGSARWGRESSPASPSARRGGAGGGGAPALPGDLADDAGATLPEGGRALFQHPVDARRRVVAPGRAFLGCLLLGPLYFFLLGNRRQALWSLGLLPLTLGISHFVYPFLAPGLMRAMYREQGWKRLA